In a single window of the Diospyros lotus cultivar Yz01 chromosome 10, ASM1463336v1, whole genome shotgun sequence genome:
- the LOC127811069 gene encoding uncharacterized protein LOC127811069, whose amino-acid sequence MPIYEGDERIKAQKFLGGLNLKLQRPLSSISTQSYIEVVLQAFTTEANLIRIEAIQGESQQGSSHKEGKKLELQRPKFKLSTPCQRCQKQHHGKPCRLGMKGCYNCGKMGHLNQNCPKRGITCFNFQQTGHFAKDCPKPRLMSQPQGTSGNTRVQQGRVFHLT is encoded by the coding sequence ATGCCTATTTATGAAGGGGATGAAAGGATCAAAGCTCAAAAGTTTTTGGGAGGGCTGAATCTGAAGCTTCAGAGGCCCTTGAGCAGTATAAGTACTCAGTCTTATATAGAAGTGGTGTTGCAAGCTTTTACCACTGAGGCTAACCTAATCCGTATCGAAGCTATCCAAGGAGAAAGTCAACAAGGGAGCAGTCATAAAGAAGGCAAGAAACTGGAACTCCAGAGGCCGAAGTTCAAGCTTAGTACTCCGTGCCAAAGATGCCAGAAGCAACACCATGGGAAGCCGTGCCGACTTGGAATGAAAGGGTGCTACAACTGCGGGAAAATGGGACATCTCAACCAGAACTGCCCAAAGAGAGGGATCACTTGTTTTAACTTCCAACAGACGGGTCATTTTGCAAAGGACTGTCCCAAGCCGCGATTGATGAGTCAACCCCAAGGGACGTCCGGAAATACTAGAGTGCAGCAAGGAAGGGTGTTTCACCTAACATGA